DNA from Homo sapiens chromosome 1, GRCh38.p14 Primary Assembly:
GGGCCAGGGCTTGCTGAGGGCCTCACTTACAGTTTTTTGGGGGAAATTCCCACCGGCCTTGGCCCTTGCCACCAAAGTTTCGCACCCGATGGATAATCTGCAGCTGCTGCTCAATGGTCGAGGTGATGTTCACGTCATCTGGGATGTGGACGTAGCGGACATTGCGGCCTGTCACAAAGAGGTCATCCAGCTTGACCTGATGCCCCCAACGGTCCGTGTAGGTGACTTTGGCCAGGCGGATGTTCATGAAAGCATCGACATTGTCTATGCGTCCGTGGGCCACGCTCTCATCCCGCAGGTCCACAGTGGTTACCCGGCCCTGGAGGCCCTGCAGTAGGATGATCAGGCTGTTCTCAGAGATGGTCCGCTCCTTCACTGAATGGCTCACCGCCATTCTTCCACACCAGCTGCCTGCTTGCTGTGGACAGGAGCACACAGATGGCAGCTATAGCAGGGTAGGGGGTACAGTTGCCAACTCACCTCCACCAGGTTCTCAAACAAAATTCCCAGCACAGACCACCTCTGCAATTTTTGTATCTGTGGACAC
Protein-coding regions in this window:
- the LSM10 gene encoding U7 snRNA-associated Sm-like protein LSm10, encoding MAVSHSVKERTISENSLIILLQGLQGRVTTVDLRDESVAHGRIDNVDAFMNIRLAKVTYTDRWGHQVKLDDLFVTGRNVRYVHIPDDVNITSTIEQQLQIIHRVRNFGGKGQGRWEFPPKNCK